The following are from one region of the Phormidium sp. PBR-2020 genome:
- a CDS encoding glucose-1-phosphate thymidylyltransferase: MKALILSGGKGTRLRPLTYTGAKQLVPVANKPILWYGIESIVSAGITEIGIIISPETGEEVQKLTGDGDRFGANITYILQDEPAGLAHAVKIAQPFLGDSPFVMYLGDNLIQNDLTPFLNHFREKQLDALILLRPVENPSAFGVAKVDDSGRVLELVEKPAVPPSNLALVGIYYFSAEVHQAIARIKPSERGELEITDAISNLLDHKNPVEAQILEGWWLDTGKKDDLLSANQIVLDTQLQTAIFGELDADSQVVGRVQIGQGTQLINCSVRGPVIIGDNCHLENCFIGPYSSIADGVILKDVDLEHSVILQETRIEGIQQRIVDSLIGRRAQLGTGRPRPKALRFMVGDDCQIELA; this comes from the coding sequence ATGAAAGCACTGATCCTCTCCGGCGGCAAAGGAACGCGCCTGCGTCCCCTCACCTACACAGGGGCGAAACAACTGGTTCCCGTCGCCAACAAACCCATCCTCTGGTACGGGATTGAAAGCATTGTCTCAGCAGGAATCACCGAGATCGGCATTATCATTAGCCCCGAAACCGGCGAAGAAGTGCAAAAACTCACCGGAGACGGCGATCGCTTCGGGGCCAACATCACCTACATCCTGCAAGACGAACCCGCCGGCCTGGCCCACGCCGTCAAAATCGCCCAACCCTTCCTCGGTGACTCTCCCTTTGTGATGTATCTGGGAGATAACCTGATTCAAAACGACCTCACCCCCTTTCTTAACCACTTTCGAGAGAAACAACTGGATGCCTTAATTCTGCTGCGGCCTGTCGAGAACCCCAGCGCCTTCGGGGTGGCTAAAGTCGATGATTCCGGCCGTGTCTTAGAACTGGTGGAAAAACCCGCCGTTCCTCCCTCTAACCTCGCCCTAGTGGGAATCTATTACTTCTCCGCCGAGGTTCACCAAGCCATCGCCCGCATCAAACCCTCGGAACGGGGAGAACTCGAAATCACCGACGCCATTAGTAACCTCCTGGATCATAAAAACCCCGTCGAGGCGCAAATCCTGGAAGGTTGGTGGCTAGATACCGGGAAAAAAGACGATCTCCTCAGCGCCAACCAAATTGTCCTCGATACCCAACTGCAAACGGCAATTTTTGGGGAACTCGATGCCGACAGCCAAGTGGTGGGACGGGTGCAGATTGGTCAGGGAACACAGCTGATCAATTGTTCCGTTCGCGGCCCTGTGATTATTGGTGACAACTGTCACCTGGAAAACTGCTTTATTGGCCCCTACAGCAGCATCGCCGATGGGGTTATTCTCAAGGATGTGGACTTAGAACATAGCGTCATCCTACAAGAAACCCGCATTGAGGGCATTCAGCAGCGGATTGTGGATAGTTTAATTGGCCGACGGGCCCAGTTAGGAACCGGTCGCCCCCGTCCTAAGGCCTTACGGTTTATGGTAGGAGATGATTGTCAAATTGAGTTAGCCTGA
- a CDS encoding Uma2 family endonuclease: MLTYTIDLTPFIQLSDRQFAQLCDNHPDIKFERNARGELIIMPPTGGETGNRNIELSAEFVLWNRRSKLGYLFDSSTGFKLPNGGNRSPDLSWIRRDRWEALSRGDRETFPPIAPDFVLELKSPSDNLNDLRDKMAEYQDAGVKLGWLIDRQAQTVEIYRQGLEPEQRDRPTTIDGETVLPGFELDLSIVW; encoded by the coding sequence ATGCTAACCTACACCATCGACCTCACCCCCTTCATTCAACTAAGCGATCGCCAGTTCGCGCAACTGTGCGACAACCACCCCGACATCAAATTTGAACGAAACGCCCGGGGAGAACTCATCATCATGCCCCCCACTGGTGGCGAAACCGGCAACCGCAACATCGAACTATCAGCCGAGTTTGTCCTCTGGAATCGTCGCAGCAAACTGGGCTACCTGTTTGACTCCTCCACCGGCTTCAAACTCCCCAACGGCGGCAATCGCTCGCCCGACCTATCCTGGATCCGTCGCGATCGCTGGGAAGCCCTCAGCCGGGGCGATCGCGAAACCTTCCCCCCCATCGCCCCCGACTTTGTCCTCGAACTCAAATCCCCCAGCGACAACCTCAACGACTTACGGGACAAAATGGCAGAATATCAGGATGCTGGAGTCAAGCTGGGGTGGTTGATTGACCGTCAAGCACAGACGGTAGAAATTTATCGCCAGGGACTCGAACCCGAACAGCGCGATCGCCCGACGACTATTGATGGCGAAACCGTCTTACCCGGCTTTGAGTTAGATCTCAGTATCGTCTGGTGA
- a CDS encoding putative 2-dehydropantoate 2-reductase: protein MASFPQSASTPRRYAIVGTGAIGGYYGAKLQRSGVEVHFLTRSDYEVIRQQGLTVESPEGNFQLGEVQAYRDVADMPACDVVIVALKTTQNQVLGELLPPLLKPDGVVLVLQNGLGVEDDVAQWVGGDRVLGGLCFICSNKVGPGQIRHLDYGAIALGEYRPDYTPQGVTERMRAIAHDFERAGVPMQFHEDLLLARWKKLVWNIPFNGLSVVLDAKTDRLITDANSREAVESLMAEVVAGAKACGREIPSAFVEEMLKTTEQMPPYLTSMKLDFEAKRPLEIEAILGTPLRRGTAAGASLPQMALLYQQLTVLDRYNRA, encoded by the coding sequence ATGGCATCGTTTCCCCAATCTGCTTCAACTCCCCGCCGCTACGCCATTGTCGGAACTGGCGCGATTGGCGGCTATTATGGCGCGAAACTACAGCGGAGTGGGGTGGAGGTGCATTTCCTCACCCGCAGCGATTATGAGGTGATTCGTCAGCAGGGGTTAACGGTGGAGTCTCCCGAGGGAAATTTTCAACTGGGGGAGGTTCAGGCCTATCGGGATGTGGCGGATATGCCGGCCTGTGATGTGGTGATTGTGGCCCTCAAAACCACTCAGAATCAAGTTTTGGGGGAGTTGTTACCGCCTTTGTTGAAGCCCGATGGGGTGGTGTTGGTGTTGCAGAATGGTTTAGGGGTTGAAGATGATGTGGCCCAGTGGGTGGGGGGCGATCGCGTGCTGGGGGGCTTGTGTTTTATCTGTTCTAATAAGGTGGGGCCCGGCCAAATTCGTCATCTGGATTATGGGGCGATCGCCCTCGGGGAATATCGCCCAGATTATACCCCCCAAGGGGTGACCGAGCGGATGCGGGCGATCGCCCATGATTTTGAGCGGGCCGGGGTTCCGATGCAATTCCATGAGGATTTGTTGCTGGCCCGTTGGAAAAAACTGGTTTGGAATATCCCTTTTAACGGGTTATCGGTGGTGTTGGATGCTAAAACGGATCGCCTGATTACTGATGCGAACAGTCGTGAAGCGGTGGAATCCTTAATGGCTGAAGTGGTGGCGGGGGCGAAGGCTTGTGGACGGGAGATTCCGAGCGCCTTTGTTGAGGAGATGTTAAAGACAACGGAACAGATGCCCCCCTATTTAACTAGCATGAAATTGGATTTTGAAGCCAAGCGACCGCTAGAGATTGAGGCGATTCTCGGGACTCCCTTGCGTCGTGGAACTGCTGCTGGGGCAAGTTTGCCGCAAATGGCCTTGTTGTATCAGCAGTTGACGGTGTTAGACCGCTATAATCGGGCTTAG
- the gatA gene encoding Asp-tRNA(Asn)/Glu-tRNA(Gln) amidotransferase subunit GatA gives MASIRELHRELINKERSAVEMTQETLDRIEALEPQLHSFLHVTAEAAIAQARRVDAKIAAGESIGLLEGIPIAIKDNLCMRGVPTTCGSRILENYIPPYNATVIEKLEAAGAVLVGKTNLDEFAMGSSTENSAYQVTANPWDTHRVPGGSSGGSAAAVAADEAVVALGSDTGGSIRQPASFCGVVGMKPTYGLVSRYGLVAYASSLDQIGPFGRTVEDAAALLEAIAGYDPRDSTSLKVDIPHYSRAVKPNLKPKGRLRVGIIQETFGKGLDPDVETAVKAAIEVLQELGTEISVISCPTFSYGLPTYYIIAPSEASANLARYDGVKYGLRVEEADNLLEMYEKTRAQGFGQEVKRRIVIGTYALSAGYYDAYYLKAQKVRTLICQDFQKAFAQADVLITPTSPTTAFKAGEKTDDPLSMYLSDLMTIPVNLAGLPALSLPCGFDSQGLPIGMQMIGNVLQEERLLEIANAYEQATLWHTRAPKLSV, from the coding sequence ATGGCATCCATTCGTGAGTTGCACCGAGAATTGATTAATAAAGAGCGATCTGCGGTTGAAATGACCCAGGAAACCCTCGATCGCATTGAAGCGTTGGAACCGCAACTTCACAGCTTTCTCCACGTGACGGCTGAAGCGGCGATCGCCCAGGCGCGGCGAGTGGATGCCAAAATTGCGGCGGGGGAGTCCATTGGACTGCTTGAGGGGATTCCTATTGCGATTAAGGATAATCTCTGTATGCGTGGGGTTCCCACTACCTGCGGCTCTCGGATTTTAGAAAACTACATTCCCCCCTATAATGCCACGGTGATTGAGAAGCTGGAGGCGGCGGGGGCTGTCTTGGTGGGTAAAACCAATTTAGATGAGTTTGCTATGGGCAGTTCTACGGAGAACTCCGCCTATCAGGTGACGGCGAATCCCTGGGATACTCATCGGGTTCCGGGTGGTTCGTCTGGGGGATCAGCGGCGGCTGTGGCGGCGGATGAAGCGGTGGTGGCTCTCGGTTCAGATACGGGTGGCTCGATTCGCCAGCCAGCCTCCTTTTGCGGGGTGGTGGGGATGAAACCCACCTATGGTTTAGTCTCTCGCTATGGCCTCGTGGCCTATGCCTCGTCGTTGGATCAGATTGGTCCGTTTGGCCGTACCGTGGAGGATGCGGCGGCCCTCTTGGAGGCGATCGCCGGCTATGATCCCCGCGATTCGACGAGTCTCAAGGTGGACATTCCCCATTACTCGCGGGCCGTGAAACCCAACCTCAAACCCAAGGGACGCTTACGGGTGGGGATTATCCAGGAAACCTTTGGTAAGGGCCTCGATCCGGACGTGGAAACTGCCGTTAAAGCTGCGATCGAGGTCTTACAAGAGTTGGGAACAGAAATTTCCGTGATTTCTTGTCCCACCTTTAGTTACGGCTTGCCTACCTATTACATCATTGCCCCCTCGGAGGCTTCAGCCAACTTGGCGCGGTATGACGGGGTGAAGTATGGCTTACGGGTGGAGGAGGCGGATAATCTCCTGGAGATGTACGAAAAAACTCGCGCTCAGGGGTTTGGCCAGGAAGTCAAACGGCGCATTGTCATTGGTACCTATGCCCTCTCGGCGGGCTACTATGATGCCTATTATCTCAAGGCTCAGAAGGTGCGGACTCTGATTTGTCAAGATTTCCAGAAAGCCTTTGCTCAGGCGGATGTGTTGATTACCCCCACCTCGCCAACGACGGCCTTTAAGGCCGGGGAGAAAACCGATGATCCTCTGAGTATGTATCTGTCGGACTTGATGACGATTCCGGTGAACTTGGCAGGATTACCGGCGTTGAGTCTCCCCTGCGGCTTTGACAGTCAGGGGTTACCCATTGGGATGCAGATGATTGGCAATGTGCTTCAGGAGGAACGACTCCTAGAGATTGCCAATGCCTATGAACAGGCAACGCTGTGGCATACTCGGGCCCCGAAACTGTCAGTCTAG
- a CDS encoding 2Fe-2S iron-sulfur cluster binding domain-containing protein yields the protein MTRTHQIRIHHRQSGQDYTVRVPEDRYILQSAENQGVDLPFSCRNGACTTCAVRVISGELYQPEAMGLSPALQKKGYALLCVSYPRSDIEVETQDEDEVYELQFGRYFGKGKVRMGLPLDED from the coding sequence ATGACTCGTACCCATCAAATTCGGATTCACCATCGTCAGAGCGGTCAGGACTACACTGTTAGAGTTCCTGAAGATCGCTACATTCTGCAATCAGCGGAAAATCAGGGGGTCGATTTACCCTTCTCCTGTCGCAATGGAGCCTGTACAACCTGTGCCGTGCGGGTCATCTCCGGGGAATTGTACCAGCCTGAGGCCATGGGACTCTCTCCGGCACTCCAGAAAAAAGGCTATGCTCTCCTCTGTGTCAGCTATCCCCGTTCGGATATTGAGGTGGAGACGCAGGATGAGGATGAAGTCTATGAACTTCAGTTTGGTCGTTACTTCGGCAAAGGGAAGGTTCGCATGGGCTTACCCCTTGATGAAGATTAG
- a CDS encoding EamA family transporter: MEQRETRLTNPDGIGDRSVETVLTELTQDLKHLQQDLIVQLTRDVSRLQAEKTRLLDDINELQTRYQQLSPGQHPPALSESEEDRQVWVQQLAQLVAASLEERLSARVEELAARQLPPSRPVAALDEGDRLRDSVDTRFHHTYQSLSRELTNYRSDLSQSLNQLDNLQQQGEALLDTLVSRLSHELRDEVQGIPAPSAPTAYRNGATESVSPAPAQPGPPSEDNSHVPTPPIPTPEALESEIKTNEQADLNEVPPPPPPKPASQVQTGLILALLYSAVLSLFNVSIRVILNESNILGLVSWGGIISPSLGNSMLILFMRMVVVVVLMPLLAVQLYPQWWEELQTFQKPENRRLQYQVIGSGAALFVSQVLIYIALGNIAAGVAITLFFIFPIVTVLGAWFLFGARPTVTRAVIMGVILVGGISAVPGIGDVLSGGLAGDGLLLGSLTALGSGITFAGYVLLTQIASKQLHPISFSFANFVCVFVFSFVGLVIVERFDETMTLPTQHIAGLFWSGLWLGLLTLISYVLNNFAIRYAGASLASIIGATGPVMTALFGFFFIGEQLAGNQIFGMLVVTAGVVALSLERMFLARKA; the protein is encoded by the coding sequence ATGGAGCAAAGGGAAACGCGATTGACCAACCCCGACGGTATCGGCGATCGCTCAGTCGAAACCGTGTTGACTGAGCTGACTCAGGATCTCAAGCATCTGCAACAGGATCTTATCGTCCAACTGACGCGAGATGTTAGCCGCCTACAAGCGGAGAAAACCCGACTGCTGGATGATATCAACGAATTACAAACTCGCTATCAACAACTCTCTCCCGGCCAGCATCCCCCGGCTCTGAGTGAATCGGAAGAAGATCGTCAGGTTTGGGTGCAACAACTGGCCCAACTGGTGGCCGCCAGTCTCGAAGAACGACTTTCGGCTCGTGTCGAAGAACTGGCCGCTCGTCAACTCCCTCCGAGTCGTCCCGTAGCGGCCTTAGATGAGGGCGATCGCCTGCGAGATTCTGTGGATACCCGTTTCCACCACACCTATCAGAGTCTTAGTCGAGAACTGACCAACTACCGCAGTGATCTCTCCCAATCTCTGAATCAACTCGATAATCTACAACAACAAGGGGAAGCCCTCCTTGATACCCTCGTCAGTCGTCTCAGCCACGAATTACGAGATGAAGTCCAGGGTATCCCCGCGCCCTCGGCTCCCACTGCCTATCGCAATGGAGCCACTGAGTCCGTCTCACCCGCTCCGGCTCAGCCGGGCCCCCCCTCCGAGGACAATAGCCACGTCCCCACTCCCCCAATTCCCACCCCGGAAGCCTTAGAGTCTGAAATTAAGACCAATGAGCAAGCCGATCTCAACGAGGTTCCACCGCCACCTCCCCCGAAACCCGCTTCCCAAGTGCAAACGGGTTTAATCCTAGCCCTCCTCTACTCGGCTGTACTGTCTCTGTTTAACGTCAGTATCCGAGTCATCCTCAACGAAAGCAATATCCTAGGCCTCGTCTCCTGGGGGGGGATTATCTCCCCTAGCCTCGGCAACTCCATGCTGATTTTGTTCATGCGCATGGTAGTGGTTGTCGTTTTAATGCCATTGCTGGCGGTACAGCTCTATCCTCAATGGTGGGAGGAGCTGCAAACCTTCCAAAAACCTGAGAATCGTCGCCTTCAATATCAAGTCATCGGCAGTGGCGCCGCCTTATTTGTCTCCCAGGTCTTAATTTATATCGCCTTGGGCAACATTGCCGCCGGGGTGGCCATTACTCTGTTCTTCATCTTTCCCATTGTCACGGTGTTGGGGGCCTGGTTTCTCTTCGGCGCTCGCCCAACGGTTACCCGTGCTGTGATTATGGGGGTCATCCTCGTTGGTGGTATCTCGGCTGTTCCCGGTATTGGCGATGTGTTATCTGGGGGGTTAGCCGGTGATGGCTTGCTACTCGGGAGTCTCACGGCATTAGGGTCCGGGATTACCTTTGCTGGGTATGTCCTCCTGACTCAGATTGCCTCCAAACAACTGCACCCGATTTCCTTTAGCTTTGCTAATTTTGTCTGCGTCTTTGTCTTTTCCTTCGTGGGATTAGTCATCGTGGAGCGGTTCGACGAGACCATGACCTTACCTACGCAGCATATTGCGGGACTGTTTTGGAGTGGACTGTGGCTGGGCTTATTGACCCTGATTAGCTATGTTCTCAATAACTTTGCCATTCGCTATGCCGGTGCGTCCCTAGCCTCGATTATTGGGGCGACTGGCCCGGTGATGACGGCTCTGTTTGGCTTCTTCTTCATTGGGGAACAACTGGCAGGGAACCAAATTTTCGGCATGTTAGTGGTCACTGCTGGGGTAGTTGCCTTGAGTTTAGAGCGAATGTTCTTGGCGCGGAAGGCGTAA
- a CDS encoding thermonuclease family protein, with protein sequence MGTRLRDIQVTEVVDGDTLKVKIDEQEEFVRLICVDTEESSLHPSPETAKPVTEAGIAADHMAHEYFSTANGELCQVDLEFDTDDSPQDCLRWHRGNCSRLVCYVHRGDSHYNLFTVQQGWSPYFTKYGRSRLYDARFTQAEFEAQAHQRKIWNPQVNTQGASRNYCSLSAWWAYRASIIEDFRRWGAASGAISVQLDYPQVLQSIEEGRSVTLFCDLQGGIRKQVEGGAIIFTGSRLCPLKFWIPTASNPDGEALVRLVVNRYAGRGRGYAYVQGRITLHRGLPQMIIRHLDQLSDFPPNFEGD encoded by the coding sequence GTGGGAACTAGGCTGCGAGATATCCAAGTGACGGAAGTCGTCGATGGCGACACCCTAAAGGTCAAAATCGACGAACAGGAGGAGTTTGTTCGTTTGATTTGTGTGGATACCGAGGAGAGCAGTCTACATCCCTCGCCGGAAACGGCTAAACCGGTGACGGAGGCTGGGATTGCTGCCGATCATATGGCTCATGAGTATTTCTCGACGGCCAATGGGGAGTTGTGTCAGGTGGATTTAGAGTTTGACACGGATGACTCGCCCCAGGACTGTTTACGCTGGCATCGCGGCAATTGCAGCCGTCTGGTGTGCTATGTGCATCGGGGAGATAGCCATTACAACCTCTTTACCGTACAACAGGGCTGGAGTCCCTATTTTACGAAGTATGGGCGATCGCGCCTCTATGATGCCCGATTTACTCAGGCTGAGTTTGAGGCCCAAGCTCATCAACGGAAAATTTGGAACCCCCAGGTGAATACTCAGGGTGCGTCTCGCAATTATTGCAGTCTGTCGGCTTGGTGGGCCTATCGCGCCTCAATTATTGAGGATTTCCGCCGCTGGGGAGCCGCCTCTGGGGCAATTTCGGTTCAATTGGATTATCCTCAGGTGTTGCAGTCCATCGAAGAGGGTCGCAGCGTTACCCTATTTTGCGATCTCCAAGGGGGTATCCGCAAACAGGTCGAAGGAGGCGCGATTATTTTTACCGGTTCTCGCCTGTGTCCCCTGAAGTTTTGGATTCCCACCGCCTCGAATCCCGATGGGGAGGCCCTGGTGCGCTTGGTAGTGAATCGCTATGCGGGACGAGGACGGGGGTATGCCTATGTGCAGGGTCGTATTACCTTGCATCGGGGCCTACCTCAGATGATTATTCGTCATCTTGACCAGTTATCCGATTTTCCACCTAATTTTGAGGGAGATTAA
- a CDS encoding tyrosine--tRNA ligase: protein MTPDLSWLHRGTEEIFPNRPDSDDDRENLEVLLARCDRPLRVKLGIDPTGSDLHLGHSIPFRKMRAFQDAGHTAVLIIGDFTARIGDPTGKSEVRRQLTAEQVKENAETYLQQLRPILDFETPGRLEIRYNSEWLSDLDLSQILELLGTMTVGQMLAKEGFSLRYQSGNPIYLHEFLYPLMQGYDSVAIDADIELGGTDQKFNLAVGRDLQRHFGKTPQFGLLLPILIGTDGVQKMSKSLNNYVGLKEDALSMYSKLEKTADSQIEQYFELLTKLPLDQLPENPRERQKRLALDIVAQYHGETAAKEAQQAAVSLVGGDMSTGADAVPEFSLSGVEFPAKLFYILGASGLCKSSGEGRRQIQGGAVRLDGDRITDVNLSFDSPQDLTGKVLQVGKKKFVRLSDS, encoded by the coding sequence ATGACCCCTGATTTATCCTGGCTCCACCGAGGCACAGAGGAGATTTTCCCCAACCGTCCTGACTCTGACGATGATCGGGAAAACCTGGAAGTTTTGCTGGCTCGTTGCGATCGCCCTCTACGAGTCAAGCTGGGGATTGACCCCACTGGTTCTGATTTACATTTGGGCCATAGTATCCCTTTCAGGAAAATGCGGGCGTTTCAGGATGCTGGCCATACGGCGGTGCTGATTATTGGTGATTTTACCGCACGCATTGGCGATCCCACAGGCAAATCGGAGGTTCGCCGTCAGTTGACGGCTGAACAGGTCAAGGAAAACGCCGAAACTTATTTGCAGCAACTGCGGCCCATTTTAGATTTTGAGACCCCCGGACGCTTGGAAATTCGCTACAACTCCGAATGGCTCTCGGATTTGGATTTATCGCAGATTCTGGAACTTTTGGGAACGATGACCGTGGGGCAAATGCTGGCCAAGGAAGGGTTTTCACTGCGCTATCAGTCCGGGAATCCCATTTATTTACATGAGTTTCTTTACCCGTTAATGCAGGGCTATGATTCGGTGGCCATTGATGCGGATATTGAATTGGGGGGGACGGATCAGAAGTTCAATTTGGCGGTGGGTCGTGATTTACAACGACATTTCGGCAAAACGCCCCAATTTGGCTTACTCTTGCCAATTTTGATTGGAACTGATGGGGTGCAGAAAATGTCCAAGTCCCTCAACAACTACGTGGGACTGAAAGAGGATGCCCTCTCGATGTATTCTAAATTGGAGAAAACGGCAGATTCTCAGATTGAGCAGTATTTTGAGCTGTTGACCAAGCTGCCCTTAGACCAACTTCCTGAGAATCCTCGGGAACGCCAGAAACGTTTGGCCCTGGATATTGTGGCCCAATATCATGGTGAGACGGCGGCGAAGGAAGCCCAACAGGCCGCTGTGTCGTTGGTGGGTGGGGATATGTCAACAGGTGCTGACGCAGTGCCGGAGTTTTCCTTGTCAGGGGTGGAGTTTCCGGCCAAACTGTTTTACATCTTGGGGGCGAGTGGCCTCTGTAAGAGTAGTGGTGAGGGCCGCCGGCAAATTCAGGGGGGTGCGGTGCGCTTGGATGGCGATCGCATCACGGATGTAAATCTGAGTTTTGACTCACCCCAGGACTTAACCGGTAAGGTGTTACAGGTGGGCAAGAAGAAGTTTGTGCGCTTGAGCGATTCGTGA
- a CDS encoding penicillin-binding protein 1A, which yields MQLFRFVQAVGKVTASTLLGTTLLGSSVVAGGLVGLAISFRNLPDVRVLRSYMPTETSHIYDINGELLLSIHDEANREVIPFDEISNNLKLAVLAIEDSHFFVHQGINPGAIIRAGLTNLESGATVEGASTLTMQLVKNLFLTPEREFSRKVAEAVLAIRLEQILEKNELLELYLNQVYWGHNLYGAETAAQSYFNKSARDLTLAEAAMMAGLIQAPEEYSPFTNYQLAKRQQAIVLNRMLELKWITPEEAQEAREQPIRLGSISSFSTSLSPYVTGAVVEELTERFGRDTLSKGGMRVQTTVDLNTQRMAERTVTDWHTRLFNQGLYRDFEQGQLALAAVDPRTHFVKALVGGYDYNQSQFNRATQAQRQPGSAFKPFVYYAAFATGNYGPETPVNDSPISYPDGDGLYTPRNYGGGFSGVVSIRKAIEVSLNIPAVKIGQEIGLNRVVEVSRLLGIESPIDPVISLPLGSVDLTPLEMAGAFATFASNGWRSDTTLIAQVTDSKGNVMLDNTPRPRLVLDPWATAALTDTMQGVINQGTATSAQMDRPAAGKTGTTSSQRDIWFVGYVPQLSVAVWAGHDNNMPLSYGATGGGFVAPVWRDFMRQYLANEPVQNFRSPAEFDRP from the coding sequence ATGCAGCTGTTTCGCTTTGTGCAAGCAGTCGGCAAGGTCACAGCCAGTACATTACTCGGAACGACACTTCTAGGAAGTTCCGTCGTCGCTGGGGGATTGGTCGGACTGGCGATTAGTTTCCGTAATCTTCCCGATGTGCGGGTTTTGCGGAGCTATATGCCCACAGAAACCAGCCATATCTACGATATTAACGGTGAGCTGCTGCTGAGCATCCATGATGAGGCTAATCGCGAGGTCATCCCCTTTGATGAAATCTCAAATAACCTCAAACTGGCAGTTCTCGCCATTGAAGATAGTCATTTCTTCGTTCACCAGGGCATTAATCCGGGAGCAATTATCCGCGCCGGCTTAACTAACCTAGAATCAGGAGCCACCGTTGAGGGGGCATCCACTCTGACGATGCAGTTGGTCAAAAACCTGTTCTTGACCCCAGAACGGGAATTTAGCCGTAAGGTGGCTGAAGCTGTCTTAGCGATTCGTCTTGAGCAGATTCTGGAGAAAAATGAACTGCTCGAACTGTATCTCAACCAGGTGTACTGGGGTCATAACCTCTATGGGGCTGAAACCGCCGCCCAAAGCTATTTCAATAAATCGGCGCGAGATTTAACCTTGGCTGAAGCGGCCATGATGGCAGGGCTAATTCAGGCTCCCGAAGAATATAGCCCCTTTACCAACTATCAACTGGCCAAACGGCAACAAGCCATCGTCCTCAATCGGATGCTGGAGTTGAAATGGATTACCCCAGAAGAAGCCCAGGAAGCCCGAGAACAACCCATCCGCCTCGGGAGCATTTCCTCCTTTTCCACCAGCTTATCCCCCTATGTAACCGGGGCCGTCGTTGAAGAACTCACGGAGCGATTCGGACGGGATACCCTGAGCAAAGGGGGAATGCGAGTGCAAACCACCGTTGACCTGAATACGCAGCGGATGGCCGAGCGAACGGTCACAGATTGGCATACTCGCCTGTTTAACCAGGGACTCTATCGGGATTTTGAACAGGGACAATTAGCCCTGGCCGCTGTTGACCCCCGCACTCACTTTGTCAAAGCCTTGGTGGGGGGATATGACTACAATCAGAGTCAGTTTAACCGGGCGACACAGGCGCAACGACAACCCGGGTCAGCCTTTAAGCCGTTTGTCTACTATGCTGCCTTCGCGACCGGGAACTACGGGCCCGAAACCCCGGTCAATGACAGTCCTATTAGCTATCCTGATGGGGATGGCTTATATACCCCCCGCAACTACGGCGGTGGTTTCTCGGGCGTGGTCAGTATTCGTAAGGCGATTGAGGTCTCCCTCAATATCCCAGCGGTGAAGATTGGCCAGGAAATTGGCTTGAATCGGGTGGTGGAAGTCTCTCGGCTGTTGGGGATTGAAAGCCCTATTGACCCGGTGATTTCGCTGCCCCTCGGTTCGGTGGACTTAACGCCGTTAGAAATGGCGGGGGCCTTCGCCACCTTTGCCAGTAATGGCTGGCGGTCTGATACGACCCTGATTGCTCAGGTCACGGACAGCAAGGGCAATGTGATGCTCGATAACACTCCCAGACCCCGGTTAGTGCTTGACCCCTGGGCCACCGCTGCTCTAACGGACACCATGCAAGGGGTGATTAATCAAGGGACGGCGACTTCCGCCCAAATGGATCGTCCCGCCGCCGGGAAAACGGGAACCACCTCCTCTCAGCGGGATATCTGGTTTGTGGGCTATGTGCCTCAGCTTTCTGTGGCGGTTTGGGCTGGCCACGACAACAATATGCCCCTATCCTATGGGGCAACGGGTGGCGGATTCGTCGCGCCGGTTTGGCGGGATTTCATGCGGCAGTATCTGGCGAACGAACCCGTTCAGAACTTTCGCTCGCCGGCGGAGTTTGACCGTCCCTAG
- a CDS encoding DUF1825 family protein: MGFFDSEIVQQEAKQLFEDYQSLVELGSKYGKFDREGKKQYIERMEEMMERYRVFMKRFELSEDFMAQMTVQQLNTQLNQFGITPQQMFDRMHETLERMKAELQQQP; the protein is encoded by the coding sequence ATGGGTTTTTTTGATTCTGAGATTGTTCAACAAGAAGCCAAACAACTCTTTGAAGACTACCAGTCTCTCGTCGAGCTTGGCAGTAAGTATGGCAAGTTTGACCGCGAAGGTAAAAAACAATACATCGAGCGGATGGAAGAGATGATGGAACGTTACCGCGTCTTTATGAAGCGGTTTGAGTTGTCGGAAGACTTCATGGCCCAAATGACCGTCCAACAACTCAACACCCAACTCAATCAGTTTGGCATCACCCCGCAACAAATGTTCGATCGGATGCACGAAACCCTAGAACGGATGAAAGCCGAACTGCAACAGCAGCCCTAG